Proteins from a single region of Streptomyces griseiscabiei:
- a CDS encoding S1 family peptidase codes for MKHRRIPRRRAVVTGAGIAALVAAGVTFQSANASETAPTPEPKALSITAAGKLALTLDADLGADAAGTYYDAKSKLLVVNVLDQTAADTVEAAGAKARIVEHSLAELKSARTTLKADASIPGTAWATDPTTNKVVVTADRTVSKTELARLTEVVDGLGAKAELKRTQGEYKPFVAGGDAITGGSGRCSLGFNVVKGGEPFFLTAGHCTEGISEWSADGQVIGENADSSFPGDDYGLVKYTADVDHPSEVNLYDGSAQAISGAAEATVGMKVTRSGSTTQVHSGTVTGLDATVNYGNGDIVNGLIQTDVCAEPGDSGGSLFSGDKAVGLTSGGSGDCTSGGETFFQPVTEALSATGTQIG; via the coding sequence TTGAAGCACCGACGCATACCCAGGCGCCGCGCCGTCGTGACGGGCGCGGGCATCGCCGCCCTGGTCGCCGCCGGAGTGACCTTCCAGAGTGCGAACGCCAGCGAGACCGCACCGACCCCCGAGCCGAAAGCGCTCTCCATCACCGCGGCCGGAAAGCTCGCCCTGACCCTCGACGCGGACCTCGGCGCCGACGCGGCGGGAACGTACTACGACGCGAAGAGCAAGCTCCTCGTCGTGAACGTGCTGGACCAGACCGCCGCCGACACCGTCGAGGCGGCCGGCGCCAAGGCCCGCATCGTCGAGCACTCCCTCGCCGAGCTGAAGAGCGCCCGGACGACCCTCAAGGCGGACGCCAGCATCCCCGGCACCGCCTGGGCCACCGACCCGACCACCAACAAGGTCGTCGTCACCGCGGACCGCACCGTCTCCAAGACCGAGCTGGCGAGACTCACCGAGGTCGTGGACGGGCTCGGGGCCAAGGCCGAACTCAAGCGCACCCAGGGCGAGTACAAGCCCTTCGTCGCGGGCGGCGACGCCATCACCGGCGGCAGCGGCCGGTGCTCCCTCGGCTTCAACGTGGTCAAGGGCGGCGAGCCCTTCTTCCTGACGGCCGGTCACTGCACCGAGGGCATCTCCGAATGGTCGGCCGACGGCCAGGTCATCGGCGAGAACGCGGACTCCAGCTTCCCGGGCGACGACTACGGCCTGGTCAAGTACACCGCGGACGTCGACCACCCCAGCGAGGTCAACCTCTACGACGGCTCCGCCCAGGCCATCTCCGGCGCCGCCGAGGCGACCGTCGGCATGAAGGTGACCCGCAGCGGCTCGACCACCCAGGTCCACAGCGGCACGGTCACCGGCCTCGACGCCACCGTGAACTACGGCAACGGCGACATCGTCAACGGCCTCATCCAGACCGACGTTTGCGCCGAGCCCGGCGACAGCGGCGGCTCGCTCTTCTCCGGCGACAAGGCCGTCGGCCTCACCTCCGGCGGCAGCGGCGACTGCACCTCGGGCGGCGAGACCTTCTTCCAGCCCGTCACCGAGGCGCTGTCGGCGACCGGTACGCAGATCGGCTGA
- a CDS encoding esterase/lipase family protein: protein MLPWKRLIRPLAALCLAAAATVVPATAAEAADTAATTSRGWNDYSCKPSAAHPRPVVLVHGTFANSVDNWLGLAPYLVNRGYCVYSLDYGQLPGVAFFNGLGPIEKSAEQLDAFVDRVLASTGAAEADLVGHSQGGMMPRYYLKFLGGAAEVNALVGIAPSNHGTTLNGLTGLLRYFPGAGDLLSSATPALADQVAGSPFLTKLNAGGDTVPGVTYTVLATKYDEVVTPYRSQFLSGPNVRNIVIQDLCALDLSEHAAIGLLDRVAFHEVTNALDPAHATPTTCLSAVG from the coding sequence ATGCTGCCCTGGAAGCGCCTGATCAGACCGCTGGCCGCCCTGTGCCTGGCCGCCGCGGCGACCGTCGTCCCCGCCACCGCCGCCGAGGCCGCCGACACGGCCGCCACGACCTCCCGTGGCTGGAACGACTACTCCTGCAAACCCTCCGCCGCCCACCCCCGCCCCGTCGTCCTCGTCCACGGGACGTTCGCCAACTCCGTCGACAACTGGCTGGGCCTCGCGCCGTACCTCGTGAACCGGGGCTACTGCGTCTACTCCCTCGACTACGGCCAACTCCCCGGCGTGGCCTTCTTCAACGGGCTCGGCCCCATCGAGAAGTCGGCGGAACAGCTCGACGCCTTCGTCGACCGGGTGCTCGCCTCGACCGGCGCCGCCGAGGCCGACCTGGTCGGTCACTCGCAGGGCGGCATGATGCCCCGCTACTACCTCAAGTTCCTCGGCGGAGCCGCGGAGGTGAACGCCCTCGTCGGTATCGCCCCCTCCAACCACGGCACCACCCTGAACGGCCTCACCGGGCTCCTCCGGTACTTCCCCGGCGCCGGCGACCTGCTGTCCAGCGCCACCCCGGCCCTCGCCGACCAGGTGGCCGGCTCCCCCTTCCTGACCAAGCTCAACGCGGGCGGCGACACCGTCCCCGGCGTCACGTACACGGTCCTCGCGACCAAGTACGACGAGGTGGTCACCCCCTACCGGTCCCAGTTCCTCAGCGGACCGAACGTGCGCAACATCGTCATCCAGGACCTCTGCGCGCTCGACCTCTCCGAGCACGCGGCGATCGGACTCCTCGACCGCGTCGCCTTCCATGAGGTCACCAACGCCCTCGACCCGGCCCACGCCACCCCGACGACCTGTCTCTCGGCCGTCGGCTGA
- a CDS encoding DNA polymerase III subunit alpha, which produces MPGFTHLRTVSGFSLRHGASHPERLAERASERGMDALALTDRDTLAGAVRFAKACAGAGIRPLFGVDLAVEAPVATSAPASAVRQARRRAPVRGGAFVDESTPRVTFLAREGAVGWAELCRIVSAAHAGDGGGDGPGGGRTGTPPLLPWRECAAEGLTVLLGPASDVGRALAAGRPDRAAKLLVPWRERYGDALRLEAMWHGREGTGPGSLRLAARTVGFAAEQRVRPVLSNAVRYADPGMGPVADVLDAARRLVPVDPRGELDSGEAWLKGADVMLGVAERIVEAAGFRRDTAYRLLEQTRATAAECLVDPEDDLGLGTVHFPEPRLVGAGRRTAQRALASRAAAGMIRHGYDTRHAYWERMHRELDVIAHHGFASYFLTVAQVVDDVRKMGIRVAARGSGAGSLVNHLLDIAHADPVEHGLLMERFLSERRVVLPDIDIDVESARRLEVYRAIIDRFGTERVATVAMPETYRVRHAVRDVGAALSLDPADIDRIAKSFPHIRARDARAALEELPELRQLAGEFQREGAKYGRLWELVEALDALPRGVAMHPCGVLLSDASLLRRTPVMPTSGEGLPMSQFDKDDVEDLGLLKLDVLGVRMQSAMAHAVAEVARATGERVDLDGLDFERGEGDPATYELIRSTETLGCFQIESPGQRDLVGRLQPATFHDLVVDISLFRPGPVAADMVRPFIAARHGRAPVRYPHEDLAEPLRETYGVVVFHEQIIDIVHLMTGCGRDEADRVRRGLSDPESQGRIRVWFAQHAAAKGYDAETIARTWEIVEAFGSYGFCKAHAVAFAVPTYQSAWLKTHHPAAFYAGLLTHDPGMYPKRLLLADARRRGVPILPLDVNRSAVAHRIELVSESKGLRGSGEAKVWGVRLALADVHGISEAEAARIADGQPYASLLDFWERARPSRPLAQRLAQVGALDAFGANRRDLQLHLTELHRGARGAGGGQLPLSGGRRTASAGLPDLSSAERLSAELGVLSMDVSRNLMDDHRAFLDELGVVSARRLREARHGETVLVAGAKAATQTPPIRSGKRVVFTTLDDGTGLVDLAFFDDSHDTCAHTVFHSWLLLVRGVVQRRGPRSLSVVGAAAWNLAELVELRREGGLDAVAPRLAEPTATGGVPAGGDTDGGRRGDPGRRIRMSTGYAMHPWADLRPAGEEPAQGPSQIRKLWHQSPGSAG; this is translated from the coding sequence GTGCCGGGGTTCACGCATCTGCGCACCGTCTCCGGGTTCTCCCTCCGCCACGGGGCCTCGCATCCGGAGCGGCTGGCCGAGCGCGCCTCCGAACGGGGGATGGACGCCCTCGCGCTCACCGACCGGGACACCCTCGCGGGGGCGGTCCGGTTCGCCAAGGCCTGTGCCGGGGCCGGGATCCGTCCGCTGTTCGGGGTGGACCTGGCGGTGGAGGCGCCCGTCGCCACGTCCGCCCCCGCCTCCGCCGTACGGCAGGCGCGGCGGCGCGCTCCCGTGCGCGGGGGCGCCTTTGTCGATGAGTCGACCCCCCGGGTGACATTCCTCGCGCGCGAGGGGGCGGTCGGCTGGGCCGAGCTGTGCAGAATCGTTTCGGCGGCGCATGCGGGCGACGGTGGCGGCGACGGCCCGGGCGGGGGCAGGACCGGGACTCCGCCGCTGCTGCCCTGGAGGGAGTGCGCCGCCGAAGGGCTGACCGTGCTGCTCGGCCCCGCCTCCGACGTGGGGCGCGCACTGGCCGCCGGCCGCCCCGACCGCGCCGCGAAGCTCCTCGTGCCCTGGCGGGAGCGGTACGGCGACGCCCTGCGGCTGGAGGCGATGTGGCACGGCCGCGAGGGCACCGGCCCCGGCTCGCTGCGGCTGGCCGCCCGGACCGTCGGCTTCGCCGCCGAGCAGCGGGTACGGCCGGTGCTCAGCAACGCCGTCCGGTACGCCGACCCCGGCATGGGCCCGGTCGCCGACGTGCTGGACGCGGCCCGGCGGCTCGTCCCCGTCGACCCCCGGGGCGAGCTGGACTCCGGAGAGGCCTGGCTCAAGGGCGCGGACGTCATGCTGGGCGTCGCCGAGCGGATCGTCGAGGCCGCCGGGTTCCGCCGCGACACCGCGTACCGGCTGCTGGAGCAGACCCGGGCCACGGCCGCCGAGTGCCTGGTCGACCCCGAGGACGACCTCGGCCTCGGCACCGTCCACTTCCCCGAGCCGCGTCTCGTCGGCGCGGGCCGCCGCACCGCCCAGCGGGCGCTGGCCTCCCGGGCGGCGGCGGGCATGATCCGGCACGGCTACGACACCCGGCACGCGTACTGGGAACGGATGCACCGGGAGCTGGACGTGATCGCCCACCACGGCTTCGCCTCCTACTTCCTGACGGTCGCCCAAGTCGTGGACGACGTACGGAAGATGGGCATCCGGGTCGCCGCGCGCGGGTCCGGCGCGGGCTCCCTGGTGAACCACCTGCTGGACATCGCGCACGCCGACCCCGTCGAACACGGGCTGCTGATGGAGCGGTTCCTGTCCGAGCGGCGGGTCGTGCTGCCCGACATCGACATCGATGTGGAGTCCGCGCGCCGTCTGGAGGTCTACCGCGCGATCATCGACCGGTTCGGCACCGAGCGGGTCGCCACCGTCGCGATGCCCGAGACCTACCGCGTCCGCCACGCCGTCCGTGACGTGGGCGCGGCCCTCTCCCTGGACCCCGCCGACATCGACCGGATCGCCAAGTCCTTCCCGCACATCCGGGCACGGGACGCGCGCGCGGCGCTCGAAGAGCTGCCCGAGCTGCGGCAGTTGGCGGGGGAGTTCCAGCGGGAAGGGGCGAAGTACGGTCGGCTGTGGGAGCTGGTCGAGGCGCTGGACGCCCTGCCGCGCGGAGTCGCCATGCACCCGTGCGGGGTGCTCCTCTCCGACGCCTCCCTGCTCCGCCGTACGCCGGTGATGCCGACCAGCGGCGAGGGGCTGCCCATGTCCCAGTTCGACAAGGACGACGTGGAGGACCTCGGGCTGCTCAAGCTCGACGTCCTGGGTGTGCGGATGCAGTCGGCGATGGCGCACGCGGTGGCGGAGGTGGCGCGGGCGACGGGGGAGCGGGTCGACCTGGACGGGCTGGACTTCGAGCGGGGCGAGGGCGACCCGGCGACGTACGAACTCATCCGTTCCACCGAGACGCTGGGCTGCTTCCAGATCGAGTCGCCGGGGCAGCGGGACCTGGTCGGGCGGCTCCAGCCGGCCACTTTCCACGACCTGGTGGTGGACATCTCCCTCTTCCGGCCGGGCCCGGTCGCCGCCGACATGGTGCGGCCGTTCATCGCGGCCCGGCACGGGCGGGCGCCGGTCCGCTATCCGCACGAGGATCTGGCGGAGCCGCTGCGGGAGACGTACGGCGTGGTCGTCTTCCACGAGCAGATCATCGACATCGTGCATCTGATGACCGGGTGCGGCCGGGACGAGGCCGACCGGGTGCGGCGCGGGCTCTCCGACCCCGAGTCGCAGGGCCGGATCCGGGTCTGGTTCGCGCAGCACGCGGCGGCGAAGGGGTACGACGCCGAGACGATCGCCCGGACCTGGGAGATCGTCGAGGCCTTCGGGTCGTACGGCTTCTGCAAGGCGCACGCGGTGGCCTTCGCGGTGCCGACGTACCAGTCGGCGTGGCTGAAGACGCATCATCCGGCGGCGTTCTACGCGGGGCTGCTCACCCACGATCCCGGGATGTACCCGAAGCGGCTGCTGCTGGCGGACGCGCGGCGGCGGGGGGTGCCGATCCTGCCGTTGGACGTGAACCGGTCGGCGGTCGCCCACCGTATCGAACTGGTGTCTGAATCGAAGGGGTTGAGGGGGTCCGGCGAGGCGAAGGTGTGGGGGGTCCGGCTGGCCCTCGCCGACGTCCACGGCATCAGCGAGGCCGAGGCGGCGCGGATCGCGGACGGACAGCCGTACGCCTCGCTGCTGGACTTCTGGGAGCGGGCGCGGCCGAGCCGGCCGCTCGCCCAGAGGCTGGCCCAGGTGGGCGCGTTGGACGCCTTCGGGGCCAACCGGCGTGATCTGCAACTGCATCTGACCGAGCTGCACCGGGGCGCCCGGGGCGCGGGCGGCGGCCAACTCCCGCTGTCCGGGGGCCGGAGGACCGCCTCGGCCGGGCTGCCGGACCTGTCCTCCGCCGAGCGGCTCAGCGCCGAGCTGGGCGTGCTGTCGATGGACGTCTCACGCAATCTGATGGACGACCACCGGGCGTTCCTCGACGAGCTGGGCGTGGTGTCGGCGCGGCGGCTGCGCGAGGCGCGGCACGGGGAGACGGTGCTGGTCGCGGGTGCCAAGGCGGCGACCCAGACCCCGCCGATCCGCTCGGGCAAGCGGGTCGTCTTCACCACCCTCGACGACGGCACCGGCCTGGTCGACCTCGCCTTCTTCGACGACTCCCACGACACCTGCGCCCACACCGTCTTCCACTCCTGGCTGCTGCTGGTGCGCGGGGTGGTGCAACGGCGCGGCCCGCGCAGCCTCAGCGTGGTGGGCGCGGCGGCCTGGAACCTCGCCGAGCTGGTGGAACTGCGGCGCGAGGGCGGCCTCGACGCGGTGGCGCCCCGGCTGGCGGAGCCGACGGCGACCGGCGGTGTTCCGGCGGGCGGGGACACCGACGGCGGGCGGCGCGGCGATCCGGGCCGGCGGATCCGGATGTCCACCGGCTACGCGATGCATCCATGGGCCGATCTGCGGCCCGCGGGCGAGGAGCCCGCACAAGGTCCTTCTCAGATACGGAAGTTGTGGCACCAGAGTCCAGGGAGTGCGGGATGA
- a CDS encoding ABC transporter permease, with protein MTQTAAPGSDPGPAPRSFLDELKDGVTPRATLLVVGVLALQLLFIASYVGALHHPKLRDAPFGVVAPRSAMAEQAVTRLERLPGEPLDPRTVADRAAARELIVDREIDGALLIDPAGTTDTLLVASGGGRTLAGALITLVTALEKSEGRTLRTVDVAPADLGDANGLTSFYLVVGWCVGGYLCASALAMSAGARPTNIRRGIIRLSVLALFSILGGLGGAVLAGPVLTALPGGVAALWGLGALVVFAVGAATLALQCVFGIAGIGVAVLLVVIAGNPSAGGALPAPLLPPFWAAIGPALPPGAGVWVARSIAYFEGNDVTGPLLVLSAWAVAGAAITLVMAALKRKPADRPAG; from the coding sequence ATGACACAGACGGCCGCCCCCGGCTCCGACCCCGGCCCCGCTCCCCGGTCCTTCCTCGACGAACTCAAGGACGGGGTCACTCCCCGGGCCACCCTGCTCGTCGTCGGGGTGCTCGCCCTGCAGCTGCTCTTCATCGCCTCGTACGTGGGGGCGCTGCACCACCCGAAGCTCAGGGACGCGCCGTTCGGGGTGGTCGCGCCGCGCTCGGCGATGGCCGAGCAGGCGGTGACCCGGCTGGAGCGGCTGCCGGGCGAGCCGCTGGACCCGCGGACGGTGGCCGACCGGGCGGCGGCGCGTGAGCTGATCGTGGACCGGGAGATCGACGGCGCCCTGCTGATCGACCCGGCCGGCACCACCGACACCCTGCTGGTCGCCTCCGGCGGGGGCCGCACCCTCGCGGGCGCGCTGATCACGCTCGTCACCGCGCTGGAGAAGTCCGAGGGCCGCACCCTGCGGACGGTGGACGTGGCCCCGGCCGACCTCGGGGACGCGAACGGGCTCACGTCCTTCTATCTGGTCGTGGGCTGGTGCGTGGGCGGCTATCTGTGCGCGTCGGCGCTGGCGATGAGCGCGGGGGCGCGGCCCACCAACATCCGGCGCGGGATCATCCGGCTGTCCGTCCTCGCGCTGTTCTCGATCCTCGGCGGGCTCGGCGGCGCGGTGCTCGCCGGGCCGGTCCTGACCGCCCTGCCCGGCGGCGTGGCGGCACTGTGGGGGCTCGGGGCGCTGGTCGTCTTCGCGGTGGGCGCGGCCACGCTGGCGCTCCAGTGCGTCTTCGGGATCGCCGGTATCGGAGTGGCCGTCCTGCTGGTGGTGATCGCGGGCAACCCGAGTGCGGGCGGCGCGCTGCCGGCGCCGCTGCTGCCGCCGTTCTGGGCGGCGATCGGCCCGGCACTGCCACCGGGTGCGGGCGTCTGGGTGGCGCGCTCGATCGCGTACTTCGAGGGCAACGACGTCACCGGCCCGCTGCTGGTGCTCTCGGCCTGGGCGGTGGCGGGGGCCGCCATCACCCTGGTGATGGCGGCCCTGAAGAGGAAACCGGCGGATCGGCCGGCCGGCTGA
- a CDS encoding lytic polysaccharide monooxygenase auxiliary activity family 9 protein, whose amino-acid sequence MPAARRKATASATARAVGAVGAVTAVPLALTALAAGPAAAHGSMGDPVSRVAQCYAEGPESPRSAACAAAVAAGGTQALYDWNGVRIGEAAGRHRELIPDGELCSAGNEAFKGLDLARADWPATSVRAGSATFGYRVTAPHKGTFVVYVTKPGHDPSRPLAWDDLDLAHPVAKAVDPAASGGFYTFSGTLPQRSGKHVLYAVWQRSDSPEAFYSCSDVSFGGGGTGGSAGGASAPSEEQIEDGADESTVEHGGHGDDDASTTTDPAPNSSTTPKASGKPAVKEAAGPSPTAKSTADGPASGDGLAEPAGGKEGLADTGGDAGTAYLALGGAAVLAAGSSLLFTAARRRSTAGGRQPGR is encoded by the coding sequence ATGCCCGCTGCCCGCCGCAAGGCCACCGCGTCCGCCACCGCACGGGCCGTCGGCGCGGTCGGGGCGGTCACCGCCGTGCCCCTCGCCCTGACCGCGCTCGCCGCCGGGCCGGCCGCGGCGCACGGTTCGATGGGCGACCCGGTGAGCCGGGTGGCGCAGTGCTACGCGGAGGGCCCCGAGAGCCCTCGGTCGGCGGCCTGCGCGGCGGCGGTCGCGGCCGGCGGCACCCAGGCGCTCTACGACTGGAACGGCGTTCGGATCGGCGAGGCGGCCGGCCGCCACCGGGAGCTGATCCCGGACGGCGAGCTGTGCAGCGCGGGCAACGAGGCGTTCAAGGGCCTCGACCTGGCCCGCGCCGACTGGCCGGCGACGAGCGTGCGCGCCGGGTCGGCCACCTTCGGATACCGGGTGACGGCCCCGCACAAGGGCACCTTCGTGGTGTACGTCACCAAGCCCGGCCACGACCCGTCCCGGCCGCTCGCCTGGGACGACCTGGACCTCGCGCACCCGGTGGCGAAGGCCGTCGACCCGGCCGCGTCGGGCGGCTTCTACACGTTCTCCGGCACCCTCCCGCAGCGCTCCGGCAAGCATGTGCTGTACGCGGTGTGGCAGCGCTCGGACAGCCCGGAGGCGTTCTACTCCTGCTCGGACGTCTCCTTCGGCGGCGGCGGTACGGGCGGCAGCGCCGGCGGCGCCTCCGCGCCCTCCGAGGAGCAGATCGAGGACGGCGCCGACGAGTCGACCGTCGAGCACGGCGGCCACGGCGACGACGACGCGAGCACGACGACGGACCCGGCGCCGAACTCCTCGACGACCCCGAAGGCATCGGGGAAGCCGGCGGTGAAGGAGGCCGCCGGCCCGTCACCGACCGCGAAGTCGACGGCCGACGGACCGGCCTCGGGGGACGGGCTCGCGGAGCCCGCCGGTGGCAAGGAGGGCCTCGCCGACACGGGCGGCGACGCCGGGACCGCGTATCTGGCCCTCGGTGGCGCGGCCGTCCTGGCGGCCGGCTCCTCCCTCCTCTTCACCGCGGCCCGCCGCCGTTCGACGGCCGGCGGCCGGCAGCCCGGCCGCTGA
- a CDS encoding MarR family winged helix-turn-helix transcriptional regulator, translated as MQNSEALALTAALLAAAGDLTRRIDEGVAARGFEARPSYGFAFARLAPDGATVTDLAAHLGVTKQAASQLVDELVRKGYVERLPHPVDARARLVVLTGRGWACARAAEEVAAGVVAEWAESLGGEGEVRALRDRLARIAPYGPIRPAW; from the coding sequence GTGCAGAACTCCGAAGCCCTGGCCCTGACCGCCGCCCTGCTCGCCGCCGCCGGCGATCTGACGCGCCGTATCGACGAGGGGGTCGCCGCCCGCGGCTTCGAGGCGCGCCCCTCGTACGGCTTCGCGTTCGCCCGGCTCGCCCCGGACGGGGCGACGGTCACCGACCTCGCCGCCCATCTCGGGGTGACCAAGCAGGCGGCCAGTCAGCTCGTCGACGAGCTGGTGCGCAAGGGGTATGTCGAGCGGCTGCCGCACCCCGTCGACGCCCGGGCGCGTCTGGTCGTGCTGACCGGGCGGGGGTGGGCCTGTGCCCGGGCGGCGGAGGAGGTGGCGGCCGGGGTCGTCGCGGAATGGGCCGAATCGCTCGGCGGGGAGGGTGAGGTGCGGGCGTTGCGCGATCGTCTGGCGCGGATCGCGCCGTACGGTCCGATCAGACCCGCCTGGTGA
- a CDS encoding slipin family protein has product MVEELVTAGVALASVGTVYVAAAARVVKQYERGVVFRLGRLRPAERGPGFTMIVPFVDRLQKVNLQIVTMPVPAQEGITRDNVTVRVDAVVYFKVTSAADAIVRVEDYRFAVSQMAQTSLRSIIGKSELDDLLSDREKLNQGLELMIDSPAVEWGVTIDRVEIKDVSLPETMKRSMARQAEADRERRARVINADAELQASKKLAEAAKEMSEQPAALQLRLLQTVVAVAAEKNSTLVLPFPVELLRFLERAQGAPPVQGAP; this is encoded by the coding sequence ATGGTCGAGGAGCTGGTGACGGCGGGGGTGGCCCTCGCGTCCGTCGGCACGGTGTACGTGGCGGCGGCGGCGCGGGTCGTGAAGCAGTACGAGCGGGGGGTGGTCTTCCGGCTCGGCCGGCTGAGGCCGGCCGAGCGCGGGCCCGGTTTCACGATGATCGTGCCGTTCGTCGACCGGCTCCAGAAGGTCAACCTGCAGATCGTGACGATGCCGGTGCCCGCGCAGGAGGGCATCACCCGGGACAACGTCACCGTGCGGGTGGACGCCGTCGTCTACTTCAAGGTGACCTCGGCGGCGGACGCGATCGTGCGGGTGGAGGACTACCGGTTCGCCGTCTCCCAGATGGCCCAGACCTCGCTCAGGTCCATCATCGGCAAGAGCGAGCTGGACGATCTGCTCTCCGACCGGGAGAAGCTCAACCAGGGGCTGGAGCTGATGATCGACAGTCCGGCGGTGGAGTGGGGTGTCACCATCGACCGGGTCGAGATCAAGGACGTGTCGCTGCCGGAGACCATGAAGCGGTCCATGGCCCGGCAGGCCGAGGCGGACCGGGAGCGGCGGGCGCGGGTGATCAACGCGGATGCCGAGCTGCAGGCGTCGAAGAAGCTGGCCGAGGCGGCGAAGGAGATGTCCGAGCAGCCTGCCGCGCTGCAACTGCGGTTGCTGCAGACCGTGGTGGCGGTGGCGGCGGAGAAGAACTCCACGCTGGTCCTGCCGTTCCCGGTGGAGTTGCTGCGGTTCCTCGAGCGTGCGCAGGGGGCTCCGCCGGTTCAGGGGGCGCCGTAG
- a CDS encoding cupin domain-containing protein produces the protein MPVVRPSEAVTHEIHGARFVSYATPRTGSRELAAWRGEIPPGTKAPAHTVTREEILHLLSGELTVTLDGRTERVTAGDTLIVNAGATLTVENPAAETAVTWVTTSLGLEAELADGTRIVPPWAN, from the coding sequence ATGCCTGTCGTCCGTCCGTCCGAAGCCGTCACCCACGAGATCCACGGCGCCCGTTTCGTCTCGTACGCCACCCCGCGCACCGGCAGCCGGGAACTGGCCGCCTGGCGGGGCGAGATCCCGCCGGGGACCAAGGCGCCCGCGCACACCGTCACCAGGGAGGAGATCCTGCATCTGCTCAGCGGCGAGCTCACGGTCACGCTGGACGGCCGCACCGAACGGGTCACCGCCGGTGACACCCTGATCGTCAACGCGGGGGCCACCCTCACCGTCGAGAACCCGGCGGCGGAGACCGCCGTCACCTGGGTCACCACCTCCCTGGGCCTGGAGGCGGAGCTGGCCGACGGCACCCGGATCGTGCCCCCGTGGGCCAACTGA
- a CDS encoding DNA polymerase Y family protein → MTILCVRFQLPPKYEAALPGLLGLVEDFTPVVQALPPDGALADLRGAERYFGRDSGELARLIRVRALALYGVDCLIGAGPGPLTARLALGAAAPGSPCAVPADLVVDFLAELPVGALPGVGTVTVRTLCEYGLDTLGAVARAPLSTLQRLVGARTGRELHEKANGVDRDRVVPNAAALPHSRLRSSGGTPILATEHPFSLDELNPDRHRRALLAGAGELGSRLRALEKVCRTLTLTVRYADRSSTVRTRTLKEPTAHTPALTATAYALYDALGLQRARVRAIALRAEGLTPADRASHQLAFDPVDEKVRRIEEVADRARARFGPYAVMPGTLAA, encoded by the coding sequence ATGACCATCCTCTGCGTACGTTTCCAGCTGCCGCCGAAGTACGAGGCCGCGCTGCCCGGTCTCCTCGGGCTGGTCGAGGACTTCACCCCGGTCGTCCAGGCGTTGCCGCCGGACGGGGCGCTGGCCGATCTGCGGGGCGCCGAGCGGTACTTCGGCCGGGACTCCGGGGAACTGGCGCGGCTGATCCGGGTGCGTGCCCTCGCGCTGTACGGCGTCGACTGTCTGATCGGCGCCGGGCCCGGACCGCTGACGGCCCGGCTGGCGCTGGGCGCGGCGGCGCCCGGCTCGCCGTGCGCGGTGCCCGCGGACCTCGTCGTCGACTTCCTCGCCGAACTGCCGGTCGGCGCGCTGCCCGGCGTCGGCACCGTGACCGTCCGCACCCTGTGCGAGTACGGCCTCGACACCCTCGGCGCGGTCGCCCGCGCGCCCCTGTCCACACTCCAGCGCCTGGTTGGCGCGCGGACCGGCCGCGAACTGCACGAGAAGGCGAACGGTGTCGACCGGGACCGCGTCGTGCCGAACGCCGCCGCACTCCCCCACTCTCGGCTTCGCTCGAGCGGGGGGACCCCCATCCTCGCCACCGAACACCCCTTCTCCCTCGACGAGTTGAACCCCGACCGGCACCGCCGCGCGCTGCTCGCCGGCGCCGGGGAACTGGGCTCCCGGCTGCGCGCCCTGGAGAAGGTCTGCCGCACCCTGACCCTCACGGTCCGCTACGCCGACCGCTCCTCCACCGTCCGCACCCGCACCCTGAAGGAGCCGACCGCCCACACTCCGGCGCTCACCGCGACGGCCTACGCCCTGTACGACGCCCTCGGCCTCCAGCGCGCCCGCGTCCGCGCGATCGCCCTGCGCGCCGAGGGCCTCACCCCCGCCGACCGGGCCTCCCACCAGCTCGCCTTCGACCCCGTCGACGAGAAGGTCCGCCGTATCGAGGAGGTCGCGGACCGGGCGCGGGCGAGGTTCGGCCCGTATGCGGTGATGCCGGGGACGCTGGCGGCGTAA